The window CAAGAAGTAGAGCTCCGTCTACCATATTAAGGCTTCTCTCAACCTCCCCTCCAAAATCAGCATGCCCTGGGGTGTCCACAATGTTTATCTTTATATCTTTGTAGAGCACTGCGGTGTTTTTTGCGGCAATAGTAATCCCCCTCTCTCTCTCAAGATCCATAGAGTCCATAACTCTCTCTTCGACTTGCTGATGTTCATGAAACACACCGCTCTGTTTAAGCATTGCGTCAACTAAAGTGGTCTTGCCATGATCTACGTGAGCGATTATCGCTATATTTCTGATATTATCTTTTCTCATACCTTTTCCTGGAAATATTTATACAGATTGTGCAAACCCTACCCGTATAATCGAGAGTATCAAGAGTGGGTGGTAAAACTTGCTAGGTTATTTAGCTGGTGCTTTTAAGAAGCTCTATCTTTTCTTTAATCTCTTGCACTCTTTTTTTAGATTCTTCTAGTTTTTCAGACTCAATTTTGTAGAAATTTTTAAGTGGAACAAGAGAGTCTGAAACCTGGATGCTTATGCCGTCAAAGTCGCGCTTAAGCTGTGAGCTGACACTTGAGGTAAGTTCCTCAATAAGTGAATCTACCTTGTGATTAAACTCTTTCATGGCGTCTCGTCTCTTTTTTGGAAGAATAGCAAACGCGGTCGCCATAACGGCTATTGTCGCAAGAATTCCGGTGATATCCACGATGAATGAAGAAAAAGCAGATACCACGGCTGCTCCTATCGCCAAAGTTCCTGCCTGTACTCCCAGAACTGATGCAACAGCGCCCCTTGCGGAGTCTACAAGGTTTCCGCCTAAAAGAGCCGGGTCAATACTTTTTCTCTTCGCTTCAAGCTCAGATCTCACAGTGTCTATAAGTCTTGTTCTATCATATGTAAATCCAGAAGAAAGGTTCGGGCTGTCTGACTTGAGCGAGGCATTATAAAAATTAATAGTATCATCAAGCAAAGTTCTGGCAGATTTCTCAGTCCACACTACCATCGCATCCAAATCTTTCTCAAGTTCGGTCATTGTCTGCCTTGAGACTTTATATTCAAATTCTTTTGCAACTTTGTCCTTGCTTATCAGCTTAAAGATATTTTGGAATCTGATAAGCTCATCAATAAACTCTACTCCCCTGGTCTTAAATTCTAGCAATCTTCCCCGAATTCTTTCTGTGAATTGAGAGGAATTACCAATAATCTCTTCTTTCATTCCATCTAGTTTGTTTTGAAAATCATCTAGCTTCTGAGTGTCCTCGGATATGCTG is drawn from Thermodesulfobacteriota bacterium and contains these coding sequences:
- a CDS encoding dynamin family protein produces the protein MQIIDDKYSKIILEEKLLLTELLAEIEILSDEELKNKLSSVIENLENLFSIVFIGEFSTGKSTIINTLLAEQVLPQGITPTTDEINVIGYGDQRNDSIVDGNRVISIPQEKLKGIRLVDTPGTNVTIEQHEKLTQEFIPKADIVFFTIGAERAVTGSEAKLIEFIKEDWLKNIVFVLNKIDIAQNDQEVEQLISHTSNEIERKFNFKPHIIPISAKLAAAARDNSDTLAFTNSGFDKLEEYIFKTLGEEQRVKLKIQSSSEIALSLCSETHKAVEANLRSISEDTQKLDDFQNKLDGMKEEIIGNSSQFTERIRGRLLEFKTRGVEFIDELIRFQNIFKLISKDKVAKEFEYKVSRQTMTELEKDLDAMVVWTEKSARTLLDDTINFYNASLKSDSPNLSSGFTYDRTRLIDTVRSELEAKRKSIDPALLGGNLVDSARGAVASVLGVQAGTLAIGAAVVSAFSSFIVDITGILATIAVMATAFAILPKKRRDAMKEFNHKVDSLIEELTSSVSSQLKRDFDGISIQVSDSLVPLKNFYKIESEKLEESKKRVQEIKEKIELLKSTS